The genomic DNA GAATTCAAAGCCCTGGCCGACCGTTTCGGTGCCACCTTGCGCATCACCCGGCTGCGTCCCTCCGGGCGCGGCGCCGACGTGTGGGACGAGCTGCACCCGACCGCCGCGCAGCAGGTCCAGCTCTACGACTGGCTGGTGGCCCACGGTGAGCGGGTGCTCACCGGCGACTCGTTCTTCCACCTGTCCGGCCTCGGCGCCCCGGGCGCACTGGCCGGGCTCAACCTGTGTGGCGCCGGGCGGGTGGTCTGCCTGATCGACCCGATCGGTGACGTCTACGCCTGCCCGTTCGCCATCCACGACAAGTTCCTGGCCGGAAACCTGGTTTCCGACGGCGGCTTCGCCCAGGTCTGGCAGCACGCACCGCTGTTCCGCGAGTTGCGGGAACCGCAGTCGGCGGGCGCCTGCGCGTCGTGCAACCACTACGACGCCTGCCGCGGCGGGTGTATGGCCGCGAAGTTCTTCACCGGGCTGCCGCTGGATGGGCCCGACCCCGAATGTGTGCAGGGCTACGGCGAATCCGCGCTGGCCGGCGATCGCACCAAGCCCAAGCCGTCGGGGGACCACTCCCGCACCACCAAGGGTCGCAACGACCCGGTGCTGCTCACCTTGAGCGCTCCCCCCAAGAAGTTCTGCAACGAAAGTCCGGTGTGAGTCATGGCTCGTGATACCTGGTTCGAAACCGTCGCCATCGCCCAGCAGCGGGCCAAGAAGCGACTGCCCAAATCGGTCTACTCCTCGCTGATCTCGGCCAGCGAAAAGGGCGTCACCGTCACCGACAACGTGGAGTCCTTCGCCGAGCTGGGGTTTGCCCCGCACGTGGTGGGCGCCTCGGCCAAGCGGGACATGGCGACAACGGTGATGGGGCAGAACATCTCGCTGCCGGTGATCATCTCCCCGACCGGGGTGCAGGCCGTCGACCCCGACGGCGAGGTGGCCGTGGCCCGCGCCGCCGCCGCCCGCGGCACCGCCATGGGACTGTCCTCGTTTGCCAGCAAGCCCATCGAAGAGGTGTGCGCGGTCAACGACAAGATCTTTTTCCAGATCTACTGGCTGGGCGGCAAGGAAGCCATCCTGGAGCGGGCCCAGCGGGCCAAGGAGGCCGGCGCGGTCGGGCTGATCACCACCACCGATTGGAGCTTCTCCCACGGTCGGGACTGGGGCAGCCCCAAGATCCCCGAGCAGATGAACCTCAAGACCATGCTCAAGATGAGCCCGGAGGTACTGACCAAGCCGCGCTGGCTGTGGGAGTTCGGCAAGCAACTGTCCCCGCCGGACCTGCGCGTGCCCAACCAGGGGCGCCGGGGCGAACCCGGACCGACGTTCTTCCAGGCCTACGGCGAATGGATGGGCACCCCGCCGCCGACGTGGGAGGACATCGCCTGGCTGCGCGAACGCTGGGACGGACCGTTCATGGTCAAGGGCATCGTGCGCGTCGATGACGCCAAAGCCGCTGTTGACGCGGGCGTTTCGGCCATCTCGGTGTCCAATCACGGCGGCAACAATCTCGACGGCACCCCGGCGGCCATCCGGTGCCTGCCCGCCGTCGCCGAGGCCGTGGGTGACCAGATCGAGGTCCTGCTCGATGGCGGCATCCGCCGCGGCAGCGACGTGGTCAAAGCCGTCGCCCTCGGAGCGCGCGCGGTGATGATCGGCCGCGCCTACCTGTGGGGTTTGGCCGCCGAAGGCCAGACCGGGGTGGAGAACGTCCTGGACATCCTGCGCGGCGGTATCGACTCCGCCCTCATGGGCCTGGGCAAATCCTCCATCCACGACCTCACCCCCGACGACATCCTCGTCCCGGATGGCTTCACCCGGACCCTCGGCGGCTGATACACGCGGGGCAGGCGTGGCGGAGGTGAACTCGATGCCACGGGCGGTGCTGCGGGGGTGAAAGAAAAACGACCGGTGCGTCAACAACTGAGGCGCTCCAGGTGAATTCGGCCTACCATCGGCACGTGCCCCACCGCAGCGAGCTCGGGAGTTCGACGTCGGGTCAGTTGCATCAGTTTTCGTCGGCGGTGCTCGTGCCCGTCGGCTCCTGCGAACAACACGGGCCCCATCTGCCGCTGGACACCGACACCCGGATCGCGGCGGCGGTCTCGTCCGCCCTGGCGCAGCGGCACCCCGGATACCTCGTGGCGCCTTCGGTGGCCTACGGCGCCAGTGGCGAGCACGAGTCCTTTCCCGGCACGGTCTCGATAGGGCAGGACGCCCTGCACGGTGTGCTGGTGGAGTTCGGCCGCTCGGCCTGCCGCTGGGCGCCGCGCGTGCTCCTGGTCAACGGACACGGTGGCAACGTCGGCGCGCTGCGTTCGGCCACCCGGCTGCTGCGCTACGAGGGGCGTGACGTGGCCTGGAGCTCGTGTTCGGTGCCGGGCGGCGACGCCCACGCCGGGCACACCGAAACCTCGGTCTTGCTGTATCTTTCGCCATCTGATGTGCTGATGGACAGGATCCGACCCGGCAACAGCGCGCCCCTGGCAGAGTTGATGCCGCGGATGCGGCACGGGGGAGTGGCGGCGGTGAGTGAGGTGGGAGTGTTGGGGGATCCGACCACCGCGACAGCGGTCGACGGCGCACGACTGTTCGACGGGATGGTGACCGCATGTTCGGAACGGGTGACCCGGTGGTCGCCGGATGCCGACGGGATGTTGCGATGACCCCCGACGTCGACGCCGCCCGCGCGGTGGCCGAGACCCGGCTGCCGGACGGCTTCGCCGTGCAGATCGACCGCCGGGTCAAGGTGCTGGGCGCCGGGGCCGCGCTTCTCGGTGGCTCACCCGCGCGGTTGCTCAGACTGGCCCCGGCGGCGCAGGACATGCTCGACGGCGGCCGCCTCGAGGTGTACGACGCCACCAGCGCCACCCTGGCCAGGACCCTGCTGGATGCCACCGTGGCCCATCCCCGGCCGGCCGGTGGCCCCGGGTACCGTGACGTCACCATCGTGATCCCAGTGCGCGACAACACCTTCGGTGTCAAGCGACTGGTGGCCTCCATGCGCGGACTGCGGGTGCTGGTGGTCGACGACGGTTCGGCGATACCGGTGAGCGTGGCGGATTTCGCCGGCACCCACTGCGATGTCGAGGTGCTGCGGCACCCGGTCAGCCGGGGGCCGGCCGCCGCCAGGAACACCGGGCTGGCGGCCAGCCACACCGACTTCGTGGCGTTCCTGGACTCCGACGTGGTACCGCGCCGCGGCTGGCTGGAGGCCCTGCTGGGTCACTTCTGCGATCCCGCCGTGGCGCTGGTGGCCCCGCGCATCGTCGGGATGTCGGCCACCGACAACCTGGTGGGCCGTTACGAGGCGGTCCGGTCCTCGCTGGACCTGGGCCACCGCGAGGCGCCCGTGGTGCCGTACAGCACGGTGTCCTACGTGCCCAGCGCAGCCATCATCTGCCGGCGTCGCACCGTGGCCGAGCTGGGCGGCTTCGACGAGACCATGCACTCCGGTGAAGACGTCGACCTGTGCTGGCGGCTGGTCGAGTCGGGCGCCCGGCTGCGGTATGAACCCATCGCCCTGGTGGCCCACGAACATCGCACCAAAGTCCGGGACTGGTTGGCGCGTAAGGCTTTCTACGGTACCTCGGCGGCACCGTTGTCTCGCAGGCATCCCGACAAGACCGCGCCGATGGTGGTGTCGGCGCCCACCGTGGTGATGTGGCTGCTGGTGGCGCTGGGCACCCGGCTCGGTTACCTGGCCTCTCTGGTGGCCGTCGGCGTCACCGGGCGGCGGGTGGCCAACGCCATGGCGGCGCCGGAGACGGGGCGTCGTGACGTGGTGGCGGTGACGGGTCGCTGGCTGGGGTCGTCGGTGTTGCAGCTGGCATCGGCCATCTGCAGGCACTACTGGCCGGCGGCGCTGTTGGCGGCCGTCTGCTCGCACCGGTGCCGGCGAATCGTGGTGCTGGCAGCCGTGTTCGACGGTGTGGTGGACTGGCTGTCGCGGCGACATCACGCCGACGAGGACACCAGACCGCTGGGGCTGCCGGCGTATGTGGTGCTCAAACGCCTCGACGACCTGGCGTACGGCACCGGACTGTGGGCCGGTGTGGTCCGCGAACGCAACCTGCGGCCACTGCGCCCGCAGTTCCGCCTTTGACAGCGCACAGCGACGTCCTGATCATCGGGGCGGGCAGCGCCGGATCCGTTCTCGCTGAACAACTGTCGGCCGAACCGGACCGGGTGGTGACCGTGCTGGAGGCCGGCCCCGGCACGCACGAGGCCGGCGTGGACGCGTTGACCCGCAACGGGTTGCAGCTGCCGATCGGGGCAGCCAGTCCACTGGTCGTGCGGTACGCCACCGAGTTGACCACCGCGCCCCAGCGCGTCGCGCAGCTCGTTCGCGGGGCCACGGTCGGGGGCTCGGGCGCGGTCAACGGTGGGTACTTCTGCCGGGCGACCCGGGCGGACATCGAGGGCTGGCAGCTGCCCGGGTGGGGCTGGGACGACGTGCTGGCGCACTACCGCGCCATCGAGACCGATCTGGATTTCGGGGAGCACCCCGATCACGGCGCCGAGGGCCCCATCCGGGTGCGGCGGACAACGGATCTGGCCG from Mycolicibacterium tokaiense includes the following:
- the mftC gene encoding mycofactocin radical SAM maturase (MftC is a radical SAM/SPASM enzyme that catalyzes the first two steps in biosynthesis of the electron carrier mycofactocin from the terminal Val-Tyr dipeptide of the precursor peptide MftA.), with the protein product MTATLPVPRLVDQFERGLDAPICLTWELTYACNLACLHCLSASGKRDPRELSTEQCKAIIDELERMQVFYVNIGGGEPTVRPDFWELVDYATDHHVGVKFSTNGVRITEAVAAKLAASDYVDVQISLDGATAEVNDAVRGRGSYDMAIRALTNLAEAGFRDAKISVVVTRHNVDQLDEFKALADRFGATLRITRLRPSGRGADVWDELHPTAAQQVQLYDWLVAHGERVLTGDSFFHLSGLGAPGALAGLNLCGAGRVVCLIDPIGDVYACPFAIHDKFLAGNLVSDGGFAQVWQHAPLFRELREPQSAGACASCNHYDACRGGCMAAKFFTGLPLDGPDPECVQGYGESALAGDRTKPKPSGDHSRTTKGRNDPVLLTLSAPPKKFCNESPV
- the mftD gene encoding pre-mycofactocin synthase MftD (MftD, an enzyme found in the mycofactocin biosynthesis locus, performs an oxidative deamination of 3-amino-5-[(p-hydroxyphenyl)methyl]-4,4-dimethyl-2-pyrrolidinone (AHDP). The resulting compound, now called pre-mycofactocin (PMFT), is a biologically active redox cofactor that can oxidize the non-exchangeable NADH of TIGR03971 family SDR-type oxidoreductases.), with the translated sequence MARDTWFETVAIAQQRAKKRLPKSVYSSLISASEKGVTVTDNVESFAELGFAPHVVGASAKRDMATTVMGQNISLPVIISPTGVQAVDPDGEVAVARAAAARGTAMGLSSFASKPIEEVCAVNDKIFFQIYWLGGKEAILERAQRAKEAGAVGLITTTDWSFSHGRDWGSPKIPEQMNLKTMLKMSPEVLTKPRWLWEFGKQLSPPDLRVPNQGRRGEPGPTFFQAYGEWMGTPPPTWEDIAWLRERWDGPFMVKGIVRVDDAKAAVDAGVSAISVSNHGGNNLDGTPAAIRCLPAVAEAVGDQIEVLLDGGIRRGSDVVKAVALGARAVMIGRAYLWGLAAEGQTGVENVLDILRGGIDSALMGLGKSSIHDLTPDDILVPDGFTRTLGG
- the mftE gene encoding mycofactocin biosynthesis peptidyl-dipeptidase MftE; translation: MNSAYHRHVPHRSELGSSTSGQLHQFSSAVLVPVGSCEQHGPHLPLDTDTRIAAAVSSALAQRHPGYLVAPSVAYGASGEHESFPGTVSIGQDALHGVLVEFGRSACRWAPRVLLVNGHGGNVGALRSATRLLRYEGRDVAWSSCSVPGGDAHAGHTETSVLLYLSPSDVLMDRIRPGNSAPLAELMPRMRHGGVAAVSEVGVLGDPTTATAVDGARLFDGMVTACSERVTRWSPDADGMLR
- the mftF gene encoding mycofactocin biosynthesis glycosyltransferase MftF (Members of this protein family, MftF, are glycosyltransferases, members of PF00535 (glycosyl transferase family 2). The encoding gene is found as part of the mycofactocin cassette, in Mycobacterium tuberculosis, many other Actinobacteria, and occasional members of other lineages. Mycofactocin itself, a putative redox carrier, is a heavily modified derivative of the C-terminal Val-Tyr dipeptide of the mycofactocin precursor MftA (TIGR03969).), which produces MAETRLPDGFAVQIDRRVKVLGAGAALLGGSPARLLRLAPAAQDMLDGGRLEVYDATSATLARTLLDATVAHPRPAGGPGYRDVTIVIPVRDNTFGVKRLVASMRGLRVLVVDDGSAIPVSVADFAGTHCDVEVLRHPVSRGPAAARNTGLAASHTDFVAFLDSDVVPRRGWLEALLGHFCDPAVALVAPRIVGMSATDNLVGRYEAVRSSLDLGHREAPVVPYSTVSYVPSAAIICRRRTVAELGGFDETMHSGEDVDLCWRLVESGARLRYEPIALVAHEHRTKVRDWLARKAFYGTSAAPLSRRHPDKTAPMVVSAPTVVMWLLVALGTRLGYLASLVAVGVTGRRVANAMAAPETGRRDVVAVTGRWLGSSVLQLASAICRHYWPAALLAAVCSHRCRRIVVLAAVFDGVVDWLSRRHHADEDTRPLGLPAYVVLKRLDDLAYGTGLWAGVVRERNLRPLRPQFRL